One part of the Glycine soja cultivar W05 chromosome 11, ASM419377v2, whole genome shotgun sequence genome encodes these proteins:
- the LOC114372918 gene encoding uncharacterized protein LOC114372918 has product MGTAILRSHDCLQGRFLHNEAFAIATSRVASRRNPNSNNNNHNSFASSANQNCRRKRSPVTDRERRRSPPNLVTGHVKILKRGEKLSLQNKNQRLAVSAENVLVKNDVGLDLLLGSTDRLGPGPLTVKKQIRVSDANNNGVYAGSAFVSSPHPSSVPVPGFLVRNGAATSNLRRLLRLDLE; this is encoded by the coding sequence ATGGGAACAGCAATCCTTCGTTCCCACGATTGCCTCCAAGGCCGGTTCCTCCACAACGAAGCCTTCGCGATCGCCACGTCACGTGTTGCATCGCGAAGAAACCCTAACTCTAACAACAATAACCATAATAGCTTCGCCTCCTCCGCAAACCAGAATTGCCGCCGGAAGCGGAGTCCGGTCACCGATCGAGAGCGCCGTCGATCGCCGCCGAATCTCGTCACGGGACACGTTAAGATCCTGAAGCGAGGCGAGAAATTGAGCCTCCAGAATAAAAACCAAAGACTCGCTGTTTCCGCGGAGAACGTTTTGGTGAAGAACGATGTGGGCCTGGATTTGTTATTGGGTTCCACGGATCGATTGGGCCCGGGTCCATTAACCGTGAAGAAGCAGATTAGGGTTTCGGATGCGAACAACAACGGCGTGTACGCGGGATCGGCGTTCGTTTCGTCGCCGCACCCGAGTTCTGTTCCGGTGCCGGGATTTCTAGTGCGGAACGGCGCCGCCACCAGCAATCTTCGACGGTTGCTGCGACTCGATTTGGAATGA